The Motacilla alba alba isolate MOTALB_02 chromosome 22, Motacilla_alba_V1.0_pri, whole genome shotgun sequence genome has a window encoding:
- the GMCL1 gene encoding germ cell-less protein-like 1 isoform X1, giving the protein MGSLGSRVLRRKAGLPRGEAAAAGKGGKRKRGGAEGAGDSDSDGEAEREERLLHLRGRRKKLKSTSKYIYQTLFLNGENSDIKICALGEEWNLHKIYLCQSGYFSSMFSGSWKESSMNVIELEIPDQNIDVEALQVAFGSLYRDDVLINPSRVVALLAAACMLQLDGLIQQCGETMKETITAQTVCGYYNSAGTYGLDSVKKKCLEWLLNNLMTHQSVGLFKELSINLMKQLISSSNLFVLQVEMDVYTALKKWMFLQLVPSWNGSFKQVLSEADAWFAERRREFGGDVAFLESAQGSAFAPVFAHLRLQYIISDLASARIVERDALLPSEWLSSVYKQQWFAMLRAEQDNDIGPQEINKEELEGNSMRCGRKLAKDGDYCWRWTGFNFGLDLLVTYTNRYIIFKRNTLNQPCSGSVSLQPRRSIAFRLRLASFDCSGKMICSRTTGYQILTLEKDQEQIVMNLDSRLLTFPLYICCNFLYTSPEKRADSEAQLDHLEA; this is encoded by the exons ATGGGCTCGCTGGGCAGCCGCGTGCTGCGGCGCAAGGCCGGGCTCCCGCGGGGcgaggcggcggccgcgggcaaGGGCGGCAAGAGGAagcgcggcggggccgaggGAGCCGGCGACAGCGACAGCGACGGCGAGGCCGAGCGGGAGGAGCGGCTCCTGCACCTCCGGGGCCGCAG gaaaaaattgaaaagcacATCGAAGTATATTTATCAGACGCTGTTTTTGAATGGGGAGAACAGTGATATCAAAATTTGtgctctgggagaggagtgGAACTTGCACAAGATTTATTTGTGTCAG TCAGGCTACTTCTCCAGTATGTTCAGTGGCTCTTGGAAAGAATCCAGCATGAATGTCATAGAGCTGGAGATTCCTGATCAAAACATTGATGTAGAAG ccctgcaggtggccTTTGGCTCGCTCTACAGAGACGATGTGCTGATCAACCCCAGCCGCGTggtggccctgctggcagcagcctgcatGCTGCAGCTG gatgGCTTAATCCAGCAATGTGGTGAAACAATGAAGGAAACCATCACTGCCCAAACTGTGTGTGGTTATTATAATTCTGCAGGGACATATGGGCTGGACTCCGTGAAGAAAAA GTGCCTTGAGTGGCTCTTGAACAATCTGATGACTCACCAGAGTGTTGGACTCTTCAAGGAACTCAG cataaaCCTCATGAAGCAGCTGATCAGCTCCTCCAACCTGTTTGTGCTGCAGGTGGAGATGGATGTGTACACTGCTCTCAAAAAG TGGATGTTCCTTCAGCTCGTGCCTTCTTGGAATGGGTCTTTCAAGCAGGTGTTGAGTGAAGCTGATGCCTGGTTTGCTGAGCGCAGGAGAG AGTTTGGGGGCGACGTTGCCTTCCTGGAGTCGGCGCAGGGCAGCGCCTTTGCGCCCGTGTTCGCACACCTGAGGCTGCAGTACATCATCAGTGACCTGGCCTCGGCCAGGATCGTGGAGAGGGAcgccctgctgccctcag aATGGCTGTCCTCTGTTTACAAACAGCAGTGGTTTGCCATGCTCAGAGCAGAACAGGACAATGATATTGG gccTCAAGAAATCAATAAGGAGGAACTGGAAGGAAACAGCATGAGGTGTGGTCGCAAGCTGGCCAAGGATGGTGAT TACTGCTGGCGCTGGACCGGCTTCAACTTCGGCCTGGACCTGCTGGTGACCTACACCAACCGCTACATCATCTTCAAGCGCAACACGCTGAACCAGCCGTGCAGCGGCTCCGTCAGCCTGCAGCCCCGCCGCAGCATCGCCTTCAG GTTGCGCCTGGCCTCGTTCGACTGCAGCGGGAAGATGATTTGCAGCAGGACCACGGGTTATCAGATCCTCACCCTGGAGAAGGACCAG gagcagatTGTGATGAATTTGGACAGCAGACTCCTGACCTTCCCCCTCTACATCTGCTGCAACTTCCTGTACACATCCCCCGAGAAGAGGGCAGACAGCGAGGCCCAGCTGGATCACCTGGAAGCCTGa
- the ANXA4 gene encoding annexin A4, which produces MATVKGVSAFSAEQEAQALRKAMKGLGTDEDAIIETLTKLNVSQRQQVLITYKSTIGRDLIDDLKSELSGNFERVIIGLMTPTTMYDVHELRRALKGAGTDEGCLIEILASRTNAEIRHINENYKLQYGSTLEDDIVSDTSSMFRRVLVSLATGNRDEGTFVDETLAQQDAQCLYEAGEKKWGTDEVQFMSILCTRNRCHLLRVFDVYRVIANKDITDSIKSEMSGDLEDALLAVVKCMRNKPAYFAERLYKSMKGLGTDDSTLIRVMVSRAEVDMLYIRREFLAMYGKSLHSFIKGDCSGDYRKVLLRLCGGED; this is translated from the exons ATG GCAACAGTCAAGGGTGTCTCAGCTTTCAGTGCTGAGCAAGAAGCACAGGCACTAAGGAAGGCCATGAAGGGGCTTG GCACAGATGAAGATGCCATCATTGAGACCTTGACCAAACTGAACGTTTCCCAACGTCAGCAAGTTCTGATCACCTACAAAAGCACTATTGGCAGG GATTTGATTGATGACTTGAAGTCTGAGCTGAGTGGGAATTTTGAAAGGGTGATCATTGGTTTGATGACTCCTACCACCATGTATGACGTGCATGAACTGAGGAGGGCTCTGAAG ggagcagggacagatgAAGGCTGCCTGATTGAAATCCTGGCTTCTCGCACCAACGCGGAGATTCGGCACATCAACGAGAACTACAAACTGC AGTATGGCTCCACCCTGGAGGACGACATTGTCTCTGACACATCCTCCATGTTCCGCAGGGTCCTCGTGTCCCTCGCCACG GGTAACAGAGATGAGGGAACGTTTGTGGATGAAACCCTTGCTCAACAAGATGCTCAG TGCCTGTATGAAGCTGGGGAGAAGAAATGGGGAACAGATGAGGTGCAGTTCATGTCCATCCTCTGCACAAGGAACAGGTGCCACCTGCTCAGAG TTTTTGATGTGTACAGAGTGATTGCTAATAAGGACATCACAGACAGCATTAAATCCGAGATGTCAGGAGACCTTGAGGATGCCTTGTTAGCTGTGG TAAAGTGCATGAGGAATAAACCTGCTTATTTTGCTGAAAGATTGTACAAATCCATGAAG GGCCTGGGCACCGATGACAGCACGCTGATCCGGGTGATGGTGTCCCGTGCTGAGGTAGACATGCTCTACATCAGGAGGGAGTTCCTGGCCATGTATGGAAAATCACTCCACTCCTTCATTAAG GGAGACTGCTCAGGGGACTACAGGAAGGTTCTGCTCAGGCTGTGTGGTGGGGAGGATTAA
- the GMCL1 gene encoding germ cell-less protein-like 1 isoform X2, with the protein MFSGSWKESSMNVIELEIPDQNIDVEALQVAFGSLYRDDVLINPSRVVALLAAACMLQLDGLIQQCGETMKETITAQTVCGYYNSAGTYGLDSVKKKCLEWLLNNLMTHQSVGLFKELSINLMKQLISSSNLFVLQVEMDVYTALKKWMFLQLVPSWNGSFKQVLSEADAWFAERRREFGGDVAFLESAQGSAFAPVFAHLRLQYIISDLASARIVERDALLPSEWLSSVYKQQWFAMLRAEQDNDIGPQEINKEELEGNSMRCGRKLAKDGDYCWRWTGFNFGLDLLVTYTNRYIIFKRNTLNQPCSGSVSLQPRRSIAFRLRLASFDCSGKMICSRTTGYQILTLEKDQEQIVMNLDSRLLTFPLYICCNFLYTSPEKRADSEAQLDHLEA; encoded by the exons ATGTTCAGTGGCTCTTGGAAAGAATCCAGCATGAATGTCATAGAGCTGGAGATTCCTGATCAAAACATTGATGTAGAAG ccctgcaggtggccTTTGGCTCGCTCTACAGAGACGATGTGCTGATCAACCCCAGCCGCGTggtggccctgctggcagcagcctgcatGCTGCAGCTG gatgGCTTAATCCAGCAATGTGGTGAAACAATGAAGGAAACCATCACTGCCCAAACTGTGTGTGGTTATTATAATTCTGCAGGGACATATGGGCTGGACTCCGTGAAGAAAAA GTGCCTTGAGTGGCTCTTGAACAATCTGATGACTCACCAGAGTGTTGGACTCTTCAAGGAACTCAG cataaaCCTCATGAAGCAGCTGATCAGCTCCTCCAACCTGTTTGTGCTGCAGGTGGAGATGGATGTGTACACTGCTCTCAAAAAG TGGATGTTCCTTCAGCTCGTGCCTTCTTGGAATGGGTCTTTCAAGCAGGTGTTGAGTGAAGCTGATGCCTGGTTTGCTGAGCGCAGGAGAG AGTTTGGGGGCGACGTTGCCTTCCTGGAGTCGGCGCAGGGCAGCGCCTTTGCGCCCGTGTTCGCACACCTGAGGCTGCAGTACATCATCAGTGACCTGGCCTCGGCCAGGATCGTGGAGAGGGAcgccctgctgccctcag aATGGCTGTCCTCTGTTTACAAACAGCAGTGGTTTGCCATGCTCAGAGCAGAACAGGACAATGATATTGG gccTCAAGAAATCAATAAGGAGGAACTGGAAGGAAACAGCATGAGGTGTGGTCGCAAGCTGGCCAAGGATGGTGAT TACTGCTGGCGCTGGACCGGCTTCAACTTCGGCCTGGACCTGCTGGTGACCTACACCAACCGCTACATCATCTTCAAGCGCAACACGCTGAACCAGCCGTGCAGCGGCTCCGTCAGCCTGCAGCCCCGCCGCAGCATCGCCTTCAG GTTGCGCCTGGCCTCGTTCGACTGCAGCGGGAAGATGATTTGCAGCAGGACCACGGGTTATCAGATCCTCACCCTGGAGAAGGACCAG gagcagatTGTGATGAATTTGGACAGCAGACTCCTGACCTTCCCCCTCTACATCTGCTGCAACTTCCTGTACACATCCCCCGAGAAGAGGGCAGACAGCGAGGCCCAGCTGGATCACCTGGAAGCCTGa
- the LOC119710817 gene encoding hexokinase-2 isoform X3 produces the protein MVTAVAYRLAAQHKARQEILEPLKLSHEQLLEVKERMRIEMEKGLGKETHAEATVKMLPTYVCSTPDGTEKGDFLALDLGGTNFRVLLVRVRNGMRRGVEMHNKIYSIPVEIMQGTGEELFDHIVHCISDFLEYMGMKGVSLPLGFTFSFPCQQNNLDEGILLKWTKGFKATGCEGEDVVGLLKEAIHRREEFDLDVVAVVNDTVGTMMTCGYEDPYCEVGLIVGTGSNACYMEEMRNVELVEGDEGRMCVNMEWGAFGDSGCLDDIRTEFDRAVDELSLNPGKQRYEKMISGMYLGEIVRNILMDFTKKGLLFRGRISERLKTRGIFETKFLSQIESDCLALLQVRSILQHLGLESTCDDSIIVKEVCTVVARRAAQLCGAGMAAVVDKIRENRGLDFLKITVGVDGTLYKLHPHFSTVLQETVKQLSPKCEVTFLQSEDGSGKGAALITAVACRIREAGQR, from the exons ATGGTGACAGCGGTGGCCTACAGGCTGGCCGCGCAGCACAAGGCCCGCCAGGAGATCCTGGAGCCCCTCAAGCTGAGCCacgagcagctgctggaggtgaaGGAAAGGATGAGGATAGAGATGGAGAAAGGGCTGGGCAAGGAGACGCACGCGGAGGCGACGGTGAAAATGCTGCCCACCTACGTGTGCTCCACTCCCGATGGAACAG AAAAGGGAGATTTCCTCGCCCTGGACCTGGGAGGAACCAACTTCCGCGTGCTGCTGGTGCGCGTCAGGAACGGCATGCGGCGCGGCGTGGAGATGCACAACAAGATCTACTCCATCCCCGTGGAGATCATGCAGGGCACGGGAGAGGAG CTCTTTGACCACATTGTCCACTGCATCTCCGACTTCCTGGAGTACATGGGAATGAAGGGCGTGTCGCTGCCGCTGGGATtcaccttctccttcccttgccAGCAGAACAACCTGGACGAG GGAATTCTCCTCAAGTGGACAAAAGGTTTCAAGGCGACGGGCTGCGAGGGAGAGGACGTGGTGGGGCTGCTGAAGGAGGCCATTCACAGGAGAGAG GAATTCGACCTGGACGTGGTGGCAGTGGTCAATGACACTGTTGGCACCATGATGACCTGTGGGTACGAGGATCCCTACTGTGAAGTCGGGCTGATTGTCG GCACGGGCAGCAACGCCTGCTACATGGAGGAGATGAGGAACGTGGAGCTGGTGGAAGGGGACGAGGGCAGGATGTGTGTCAACATGGAGTGGGGGGCCTTTGGGGACAGCGGGTGCCTGGATGACATTCGGACGGAGTTCGACCGGGCGGTGGATGAGCTGTCCCTCAACCCTGGCAAGCAGAG GTATGAGAAGATGATCAGTGGGATGTACCTGGGGGAAATCGTCCGCAACATCCTGATGGACTTCACCAAGAAAGGGCTGCTCTTCCGGGGACGCATCTCGGAGAGGCTGAAGACCAGGGGGATCTTTGAGACCAAGTTCCTGTCCCAGATAGAGAG cgactgcctggccctgctgcaggtgcgctccatcctgcagcacctgggccTGGAGTCCACGTGCGACGACAGCATCATCGTCAAGGAGGTGTGCACGGTGGTGGCGCGGCGCGCGGCGCAGCTCTGCGGCGCCGGCATGGCCGCCGTGGTGGACAAGATCCGCGAGAACCGCGGCCTGGACTTCCTCAAAATCACCGTGGGCGTGGACGGGACGCTCTACAAGCTGCACCCTCA CTTCTCCACGGTCTTGCAGGAGACAGTGAAGCAGCTGTCCCCCAAGTGTGAAGTGACCTTCCTGCAGTCGGAGGACGGCAGCGGCAAAGGCGCCGCGCTGATCACGGCCGTGGCCTGCCGCATCCGCGAGGCCGGCCAGCGGTAG